Proteins co-encoded in one Amaranthus tricolor cultivar Red isolate AtriRed21 chromosome 7, ASM2621246v1, whole genome shotgun sequence genomic window:
- the LOC130817845 gene encoding chloroplast stem-loop binding protein of 41 kDa b, chloroplastic, with the protein MANRLVVVQQNQPASSLPLIHSSLSSDFNGCRLTHSVQFKRNAVQPKGALHVTASSAKKILIMGGTRFIGIFLSRLLVKEGHQVTLFTRGKAPIAQQLPGESDADFADFSSKILHLKGDRQDSDFVKSSLTAEGFDVVYDINGREAVEVEPILDALPKLEQYIYCSSAGVYLKSDLMPHCEVDAVDPKSRHKGKLDTESLLQTKGVNWTALRPVYIYGPLNYNPVEEWFFHRLKAGRPIPIPGSGIQITSLGHVKDLATAFVQVLGNDKASGQVYNITGEKYVTFDGLARACAKAGGFPEPEIIHYNPKEYDFGKKKPFPFRDQHFFASIEKAKKELGWAPEFDLVDGLTDSYNLDFGRGTFRKAADFSTDDIILGKTLATV; encoded by the exons ATGGCCAACAGGTTGGTTGTGGTTCAGCAAAACCAACCAGCTTCTTCTTTGCCTCTCATCcattcttctctttcttctgaCTTTAATGGCTGTAGACTCACTCACTCTGTCCAG TTCAAGAGAAATGCAGTGCAGCCTAAAGGTGCATTGCATGTAACAGCATCAAGTGCCAAGAAAATCCTTATAATGGGAGGTACCCGATTCATTGGTATTTTCTTGTCAAGACTCTTAGTCAAGGAGGGTCATCAG GTGACTCTTTTTACAAGAGGAAAAGCACCAATCGCGCAACAATTACCTGGTGAATCCGATGCTGATTTTGCTGATTTTTCGTCCAAG ATCCTGCACTTGAAAGGTGATAGACAAGATTCTGACTTCGTCAAGAGCAGTCTCACTGCTGAAGGTTTTGATGTTGTCTATGACATCAATG GGAGAGAAGCAGTTGAAGTAGAGCCCATATTGGATGCACTTCCTAAGCTAGAACA ATATATTTACTGTTCCTCAGCTGGTGTCTACCTTAAATCAGATCTCATGCCGCATTGTGAG GTAGATGCAGTTGATCCCAAGAGTAGGCACAAGGGAAAGCTTGACACAGAGAGCTTGCTACAAACAAAGGGTGTAAACTGGACTGCTTTAAGGCCTGTGTACATTTATGGTCCTTTGAACTACAACCCTGTCGAAGAATGGTTCTTCCACAGGCTCAAAGCTGGTCGCCCTATTCCTATCCCTGGTTCCGGTATTCAAATTACCAGTCTAGGACATGTTAAG GACTTGGCCACTGCATTCGTACAAGTTCTTGGAAACGACAAAGCAAGCGGGCAAGTCTACAACATTACCGGAGAAAAGTATGTGACATTTGATGGACTAGCAAGAGCATGTGCAAAG GCTGGTGGATTTCCAGAACCTGAGATCATCCACTACAACCCCAAGGAGTATGATTTTGGTAAAAAGAAGCCTTTCCCATTCCGTGACCAG CATTTCTTTGCATCAATCGAGAAGGCGAAGAAAGAACTCGGTTGGGCGCCTGAGTTCGACTTAGTCGATGGTCTTACAGACTCATACAACTTAGATTTTGGAAGAGGGACATTCAGGAAAGCAGCTGATTTCTCCACAGATGACATTATTTTGGGCAAGACTCTTGCTACTGTCTAA